The DNA sequence AATGCAGGGCGGTTAGGTATTGGCACTCCTATTCAAAACCGAACGGTTGACATCCCTACTTGAACCATGATCCAGTAGGATTTTTGGTAAACGAAAGGATTCATTAGGAATGCCGTTAGTTTAGGTAGTCTAGGAAGAAAGCAATTAGAATTTAGGAAGGTAGTTCCATTGACACGGCAAGAGTCCAAGTGGCAGCATAAGACCCGGCCAAATTTAGTTGATTACCTTAACAGTAACGGAGATGCTTAACAAGGGCAGTAGTCCTTGGATTTTTGACTTTGACTTTTTTCCAAAACATAGTCTACATAGAAACAGTCTCAACTCTCAAGTAGTAACAGAATATTCTTTTTTGTTAGAAGGGTGAATACATTTATCCTTGTTGTGCTCTCTACATATTCATTTTACTGCTCACACACCTGTTAGAATGATATTTAAAAGCCTAAATACAGAAAAATCCGAAGATTGTCAAGTTGGACCGTGTGTAATTTTTTGGGCTGGATAAATAAGATACAAATTATGAATATGGACCGGTCAAAGCTTCAAATGGTCGGGTCATTGGAATGGACTTATGCATGATAGTACCCTCGGTGCAAGTTCCATATTAGCAGAAAGAATAAAGGAGACCTAGAAAATCACACTGCGCACTTACAGAAgctgagagagaagaaagaattggAGAATTCTAGCTTTGCTGTGGAGTGGAGAATGGAATTTCAgttgtttctttatttcttttgaatttcaaCGTAGTGTATTCTAATTCCATCATGAACTAAATCTTTTTATTGGTTTAGGGTGTATTCTTATTATCAACTAATTCTCGTTATTTTATACCAATCTCGATTATTTTTCATGTTAAGTAATTGTTATTGTGCTATGTTGTTATCAGATAATTGTCCGTTATTTGTGTGAATGGCCAAATTGTAATTTGTAACTAACTGATTGAGTTTAATAGATTGCTTCTCATAATTGACAATTACCATGAATAATTTGATGTTAATATGAAGAACGTGGTTAAAtgggattgagaatgaggaatcTCATGTCCTAgtgtttccatttttttaatctttcttAATTCATTCACTCTTGCTCTATGTTTGatcaattgttatttttatttgcatttcaTCTATTTCCATATTTAAATTTGTCAGTTTAAGTCTTGTTTTATTTCATCTTAGTTTGAAGGTTATCACAATAGTAACTTTAGGTTAATTTGATCTTTGTTAGAGCaaatccacccctaaggactttgcgccagcacccagcgcatttatctactcaagtgaacagtaatagactggagtgaacagtaataggccaaggcatctccaccccttAAAAAATGCGCTAGCACCCAGcacatttatttggtgtgtttttttttttttaagtttatttcggataagatttttaatcaatttcggataaaatttcaaataaacttaaaaaaaaatacacactaaaataaaattacatactcatcaaataaacttaaaaaaaaaaaacactaaaataaaattacataaactcatcaaataaactataaaaaaacacactaaaatgaaattacataaactcatcaaatacactttattcttcaaccacaaacCTTATTATTTATAgagaaaaaaataacatttttaaaaattttctgtatttttttataatttttctgtatttttttaataatttttaataaattttaatatagttaattaatctggaccgttggatttgaaaaatattcaaatccaagagccagCAAGTTGCCACGTGGCCACTTGCCCAGCTTCTTGGTCAGTCAATTTTGAGCTGGCCCAGAGACCAGCATGGGCTGGGCCCCAGGCTGTTGCGCGGGCTGGAGGTAATGGACAGGGTGCTGGGCTGTTTTTTGGACTGTGTGCTGGGCAATGTCCactccggtggacttgctcttagaaCGACACTCTACTTATCACTATATTACCTTGACGATATTGTACACTTGTCAATTTTCACAAAACCCCTTTTTATTTCCAGTTGTCAGatcaaatgaataaaaaaaatcaataggcAATCACTATATAGTTGATCTTTCACGTCCGTTTGAAAATGACTAGGAGAGTACCATCCAATTCTTCCCCGATTTCCATGGCGCAAGGTTTGCACATGGCAAATAAATAGACAATAACTATTAAGATATCTTTAGTGTTTGTTTGGAAGTGATTATGAAAAGAACAAAATCACTAATAAATTGGGTTTAGGTTTAAGATTCAAAGTGTTTGACATCAAAGTCAAGTATTTTTATTCCCCTATCACTCTCTTTTATTACTATTTGCTGTTCTTCGTCCTGCTAattggttctctctctctctctctctagactcTCGTGCGTGTGTTGAGAACTTGACCGTGTGTTGCTGTGATATGGGTGCTCAGGATTTCTGGGTGGTGATTGTTATTGGCTTTTGCTTCCATGCTCAAATCTTGAGCTCTCAGAACTTGACATGCAATCCCAACGATTTCAAAGCTTTGGAGGATTTCATGAACGGTATAGATTCCGTGATTGAAGGGTGGGGCAACGATTTTTCACCTAATTGCTGTAAATGGGCAGGCATCACTTGCAATTCTTCGTCCTCTCTCGGATTGAGCTATTCCATTGATACTTATAGAGTGGTAAAACTGGAGCTTCCAAAGAGAAGGCTACTGGGAAATCTCTCTGCATCTTTAGGGACCTTGGACCAGCTCAGAACCCTCAATCTCTCTCACAATTTCCTCAAGCACTCGCTTCCAGTTTCGCTCTTCCATTTGCCAAATTTAGAGGTCTTAGACATGAGTTTTAATGACTTTTCGAGCCCCATTCCTGTCGATATCGATTTGCCTTCAATCCAGTTCCTTGACATTTCTCAGAACTTTTTGAATGGTTCCCTTCCTGGCAGCATCTGTGACAACAATTTTACTCAACTTCGGGTACTCAACGTGGCCGCTAACTGCTTCTCTGGCAATCTTCCACCAGGTTTTGGAAATTGTACTTCCTTGGAGGACCTTGACCTGAGTGCGAATTATCTTACAGGCACTGGTATATTTCGTCTGCGAAAGCTAACCCAGTTGAACATTCAAGATAACTTGCTATCAGGGGCGCTCAGCGAACAATTCGGTAAACTCATTAACCTTGTTCGTTTGGATATCTCAACTAATGGGTTTTCAGGAACCATCCCAGATGTTTTCTACAGCCTTGGAAGATTACGGAATTTTGTAGCTCATTCAAATCGTTTTGGTGGTCAGATACCCCCTTCTTTGTCGAGTTCATCGACTATCTCCTTGCTTAATTTGAGAAACAATTCGTTGCAGGGCACAATTGATCTTAATTGTTCAGCAATGACTGGTTTGACCTGGCTTGATCTTAGTTCCAATCGGTTTGATGGGCCTATTCCCTCCAATCTTCCCTCTTGTCGACATTTGAGTAATGTCAATCTTTCCCGTAACAAATTCACTGGCGGAATACCAGATAGCTTCAAGAGTTTCCATGGCCTCTCTTTCCTCTCACTGTCAAATTGCAGCCTTCCCAATATTTCTTCTGCCCTTCAAATTTTACAGCAGTGTCCGAACCTGACTACTTTGGTTCTCACCTTGAACTTCCGTGGCGAACAATTTCCTGCTGATCCAACCCTTCAGTTTGAAAAGCTGAAGGTTCTTATTATTGCAAACTGTAGGCTCACAGGTGTAATACCCCAATGGTTGAGTACTAGCAGCAGATTGCAGTTGTTGGATATATCGTGGAACCATTTGGAAGGAACAATTCCAGTCTGGTTTGGCAATTTTAGCAGTCTTTTCTACTTGGACATGTCTAATAATTCCTTTACGGGGGAAATCTCGAGAAGCTTAACTGGACTCCCGAGCCTCATTAATGGGAGGATCTCCATTGAGGAACCTTCCTATGATTTCCCTCTTTTCATGAAGTCGAATGTGAGTGCACTTGGGTTGCAGTACAATCAAGTTTGGAGCTTTCGGCCTACATTGGACTTTAGCAACAACAATCTCAGTGGACCAATCTGGCCGGACTTCAGGAAGCTGAGGTTGCTTCATGTTTTGGATTTGAAGTACAACAGATTATCAGGACCGATTCCGAGTAGTTTATCGGAGATGGTGAGCTTGGAGACCCTGGATTTGTCTCATAACGAGCTTTCGGGGATAATCCCACCT is a window from the Malus domestica chromosome 16, GDT2T_hap1 genome containing:
- the LOC103403434 gene encoding phytosulfokine receptor 1-like — its product is MGAQDFWVVIVIGFCFHAQILSSQNLTCNPNDFKALEDFMNGIDSVIEGWGNDFSPNCCKWAGITCNSSSSLGLSYSIDTYRVVKLELPKRRLLGNLSASLGTLDQLRTLNLSHNFLKHSLPVSLFHLPNLEVLDMSFNDFSSPIPVDIDLPSIQFLDISQNFLNGSLPGSICDNNFTQLRVLNVAANCFSGNLPPGFGNCTSLEDLDLSANYLTGTGIFRLRKLTQLNIQDNLLSGALSEQFGKLINLVRLDISTNGFSGTIPDVFYSLGRLRNFVAHSNRFGGQIPPSLSSSSTISLLNLRNNSLQGTIDLNCSAMTGLTWLDLSSNRFDGPIPSNLPSCRHLSNVNLSRNKFTGGIPDSFKSFHGLSFLSLSNCSLPNISSALQILQQCPNLTTLVLTLNFRGEQFPADPTLQFEKLKVLIIANCRLTGVIPQWLSTSSRLQLLDISWNHLEGTIPVWFGNFSSLFYLDMSNNSFTGEISRSLTGLPSLINGRISIEEPSYDFPLFMKSNVSALGLQYNQVWSFRPTLDFSNNNLSGPIWPDFRKLRLLHVLDLKYNRLSGPIPSSLSEMVSLETLDLSHNELSGIIPPSLVKLSFLSKFSVADNELYGVTPTGGQFSTFSSSSFEGNNLCGYDAAPCPSGRDDPLGTWFGKSSKDYTGVIAGVCVGFVFGIACFIGIDRYVWTF